The Streptomyces sp. ICC1 DNA window GGCAACAACAACACGTACTGCCAGGACAACGAACTGTCCTGGTTCGACTGGGACCAGGTCGACGAGAACTCCGAACTCCTGCGGTTCACCCGGGAGATGATCGCCTTCCGCAAGCACCACCGCGAACTGCGCTCCACCTCCCACCCCACGGGACAGCTCAGGGACAGCCTCGGGCTGCCCGACATCAGCTGGCACGGGGAGCGGGCCTGGCAGCCCGACTGGTCGCCGGAGAGCAGGCTGCTGGCGGTGGCCCGCTGCGGCACCGGTGACGACGACGTGGTGTACGTGGCCATGAACTCCCACTGGGAACCGCACGACCTGGAACTGCCCGCGCTGCCGGGAGGCCGCGTCTGGCACCTCTTCGCGGACACCGGGGCGAGCGCCCCGTACGACATCCGCACCCCCGGCGCCGAGCTCGAACTGGAGAACGCCGGCAAGTACCTGATCGGCCCGCGCTCGGTCGTGATCCTGGTCGGCCGCACGCCGGACGCCGAGCTCTAGCGCGCGCTCCGGCCCGCGCGAACCCGTACGCCGTACGCCGTACCTCCGAAGGAGACCTGACATGCCGCTTTCCGTGTCCCTGAGCATCGAGGGCGACACCACCGTGATCGAGCTGGAGGGCGAACTGGACGCCAAGACCGCGCCGGACTTCCACCGGACCATCGAGAAGGCCGCAGGGCACGGAACCAGCACCGTCGAGATCAGGATGGCCGGCGTCGGCTACATGGCCAGTGCCGGACTGCGCTCCCTGGTCTTCGCCCAGCAGAAGGTGGGGGACCACGTCACCATCAAGGTGGTCGGCGCCATCGAGCCCGTCGCCCGGACCATCCGGACGGCCGGGCTGGACCGCAGCATCGTGCTCACCGACTGAGTCCGATGGCTGACCTGGTCAAGTCGGCGGTGACCGCCGCGGAACTGGAAGTGCCCGCCACCCTGGGGGCGCTGGGCGACATCGCCGCGCTCGTCCTGCGGCTGGCCGGGGGAGCGGGCCTCGACAAGGGCTCCGCCTACCGGATCCGGCTGGCCGTGGACGAGCTGGCCACGAACATCGTGGTGCACGGGTACCGGGGCGGCGACGGACGGATCACCGTCAGGGGCCGCTCCGGCCCGGGCCGGGTGCAGATCGCCATAGAGGACCGGGCGCCGGCCTTCGACCCCGTCCGGGGGAGGCTGCCGCCCGACCGGGAGAGTGCCCCCGAGCGGCGCCGGATCGGCGGCCTCGGCATTCACCTGGCACTGACCAGCGTGGACGAGTTCGGCTACGTACGCAGGGACGGCCGCAACATCAGCACGCTGACCGTGATGGCTGAGGGGACTGACCCATGCCCTCCACGACCGTGATCATCCTCGACCAATACC harbors:
- a CDS encoding anti-sigma regulatory factor; protein product: MADLVKSAVTAAELEVPATLGALGDIAALVLRLAGGAGLDKGSAYRIRLAVDELATNIVVHGYRGGDGRITVRGRSGPGRVQIAIEDRAPAFDPVRGRLPPDRESAPERRRIGGLGIHLALTSVDEFGYVRRDGRNISTLTVMAEGTDPCPPRP
- a CDS encoding STAS domain-containing protein; translation: MPLSVSLSIEGDTTVIELEGELDAKTAPDFHRTIEKAAGHGTSTVEIRMAGVGYMASAGLRSLVFAQQKVGDHVTIKVVGAIEPVARTIRTAGLDRSIVLTD